Proteins encoded within one genomic window of Brassica rapa cultivar Chiifu-401-42 chromosome A09, CAAS_Brap_v3.01, whole genome shotgun sequence:
- the LOC103841042 gene encoding probable zinc transporter 12: MCKPLTVVYLVALLFIVSAAAEEGNDCGVSAAAVNSATDLKYKIVAIFSTFIVGVFGVCLPIFGLDLDGIFYAFVRRFGAYVMGFSTVIYILPDAIDSLTSSCIGDFPMTGVVVAMAAAILTMIESMSFASAFMNRAQNGDDHKIGHKLVTQFLELGTVVHSLIIGIALGASPNLSTIKFLIPSITFHQLLQGIRRGGCISKAKFELKKTLIMVIVFSLTTPVGIGIGIGVAEIYYKSGPITLIVSGCLNAAAAGILSFVTAGNIGSNLKPHSTCHMLQALGFVLFLLML; the protein is encoded by the coding sequence ATGTGTAAACCCTTGACTGTTGTCTACTTGGTTGCTCTACTTTTTATAGTCTCCGCGGCGGCTGAGGAAGGAAACGACTGCGGGGTCTCCGCCGCTGCTGTAAATTCAGCAACGGATCTTAAGTATAAGATCGTGGCTATCTTCTCCACGTTTATTGTCGGAGTTTTTGGTGTTTGTTTGCCCATCTTTGGCCTCGATCTAGATGGTATTTTCTACGCATTTGTCAGGAGATTCGGTGCCTATGTAATGGGATTCTCCACTGTCATCTACATTCTTCCTGATGCTATAGACAGCCTCACAAGTTCTTGCATCGGAGACTTCCCGATGACTGGAGTTGTTGTAGCCATGGCTGCTGCCATCTTAACCATGATTGAATCCATGTCCTTCGCTTCAGCTTTTATGAATAGAGCTCAGAACGGTGATGATCATAAGATTGGACATAAGCTCGTAACTCAGTTCTTGGAGTTAGGGACTGTGGTCCACTCATTGATCATTGGAATAGCTTTAGGAGCATCTCCAAATCTTAGCACTATTAAGTTTCTTATACCTTCAATTACCTTCCATCAATTGTTACAAGGAATTCGTCGTGGAGGTTGCATCTCCAAGGCAAAGTTTGAATTGAAGAAAACTTTAATTATGGTGATAGTGTTTTCTCTCACAACACCTGTAGGAATCGGGATCGGTATTGGAGTCGCCGAGATTTACTACAAGAGTGGCCCGATCACGTTGATAGTGTCCGGTTGTTTAAACGCTGCAGCCGCTGGAATATTGTCGTTCGTGACTGCTGGGAATATTGGTTCCAACCTCAAACCTCATAGTACTTGTCACATGTTACAAGCTTTAGGTTTTGTCCTCTTCTTGTTGATGCTGTAG
- the LOC103841041 gene encoding naringenin,2-oxoglutarate 3-dioxygenase produces the protein MAPGTLTELAGETKLNSKFVRDEDERPKVAYNEFSTEIPVISLAGIDDVGGKRGEICRQIVEACENWGVFQVVDHGVDTSLVADMTRLARDFFALPPEEKLKFDMSGGKKGGFIVSSHLQGESVQDWREIVTYFSYPVRNRDYSRWPTKPEGWVKVTEEYSERLMGLACKLLEVLSEAMGLEKEALTNACVDMDQKIVVNYYPKCPQPDLTLGLKRHTDPGTITLLLQDQVGGLQATRDDGKTWITVQPVEGAVVVNLGDHGHYLSNGRFKNADHQAVVNSNSSRLSIATFQNPAPEATVYPLKVREGEKPILEEPITFAEMYRRKMSRDIELARLKKLAKEEHDHKEAAKPLDQIIA, from the exons ATGGCTCCAGGAACTCTAACTGAGCTTGCGGGAGAGACTAAGCTCAACTCTAAGTTCGTCCGGGACGAGGATGAACGTCCCAAGGTTGCCTACAATGAGTTTAGCACGGAGATCCCCGTGATCTCCCTCGCCGGAATCGACGATGTTGGTGGGAAAAGAGGAGAGATCTGTCGACAGATCGTTGAGGCTTGTGAGAACTGGGGTGTTTTTCAGGTGGTCGATCATGGGGTGGATACTAGTTTGGTGGCCGATATGACTCGTCTCGCTCGAGACTTCTTCGCCTTACCTCCTGAGGAGAAACTCAAGTTCGACATGTCTGGTGGTAAAAAGGGAGGATTCATTGTCTCTAGTCATCTTCAG GGAGAGTCTGTTCAAGACTGGAGAGAGATCGTGACGTATTTCTCGTACCCGGTGAGAAACAGAGACTACTCACGGTGGCCGACTAAGCCGGAAGGATGGGTGAAAGTGACGGAGGAGTACAGCGAGAGGCTGATGGGTTTGGCTTGTAAGCTTCTTGAGGTTttgtctgaagccatggggctCGAGAAAGAGGCACTCACCAATGCATGCGTCGATATGGACCAGAAAATAGTTGTTAACTATTACCCAAAATGCCCTCAGCCTGATCTTACCCTCGGACTCAAGCGTCACACTGACCCTGGAACCATCACTTTGCTGCTCCAAGACCAAGTCGGTGGTTTACAAGCCACACGAGACGATGGGAAGACATGGATTACGGTTCAGCCTGTTGAAGGAGCTGTTGTCGTTAATCTCGGCGACCATGGTCAC TATCTGAGCAACGGGAGGTTCAAGAACGCTGACCACCAGGCGGTTGTGAACTCCAACTCGAGCAGACTATCAATAGCCACGTTCCAGAATCCGGCGCCGGAAGCAACCGTGTATCCGCTTAAAGTGAGAGAAGGAGAGAAGCCGATCTTGGAGGAGCCAATTACGTTTGCGGAGATGTATAGGAGAAAGATGAGTAGAGATATCGAGCTGGCTCGCCTCAAGAAGCTGGCGAAAGAAGAACATGACCACAAGGAAGCTGCCAAGCCTCTAGACCAAATCATCGCTTAG
- the LOC103841043 gene encoding senescence/dehydration-associated protein At3g51250, giving the protein MNPSHGAADGKQRPAMYPEIDQSIPDNPFAQTNPYVSSSPNLYPPVVSSSPNHGDSSNNQPPSAPPQAVEEILIRVPGAILNLIDKSYSVELACGDLTIVRIVQGESIVAVLANVADEIQWPLTKREVATKVDGSHYFFSIHPPKESGSDSDDEILNYGLTIASKGQENVLHGLDQVLRDYCCFAEQRMSEKGEEVLGNSMAAATSPEELKGERKDIVEGQCAAYWTTLAPNIEDYSSKTAKMIASGSGQLIRGILWCGDVTVERLKRGNEVMKNRLSRAEKEKDVSPETLRRIKRVKRVTQMTEKVATGVLSGVVKVSGLITGSVANSKAGKKFFGLLPGEIILASLDGFSKICDAVEVAGKNVMSTSSTVTTELVDHKYGTKAAEATNEGLDAAGHAFGTAWVAFKIRKALNPKSVLKPSTLAKSAVSDFKAKKGSK; this is encoded by the exons ATGAATCCTTCTCACGGTGCCGCCGACGGCAAGCAACGACCGGCGATGTATCCCGAAATCGATCAATCTATTCCAGATAACCCCTTCGCTCAGACGAATCCTTACGTCTCTTCCTCCCCCAATCTCTACCCTCCCGTCGTCTCCTCGAGCCCTAACCACGGCGACTCATCCAACAACCAGCCACCGTCTGCTCCGCCGCAGGCTGTGGAGGAGATCCTCATCCGAGTCCCCGGCGCCATCCTCAACCTCATCGACAAATCCTACAGCGTGGAGCTCGCGTGCGGCGATCTCACCATCGTTCGAATCGTCCAGGGAGAGAGCATCGTCGCCGTTCTCGCCAACGTCGCTGACGAGATCCAGTGGCCGTTGACGAAGCGCGAGGTTGCGACCAAGGTTGACGGATCGCATTACTTCTTCTCGATCCACCCGCCGAAGGAATCCGGATCCGATTCGGATGACGAGATCTTAAACTACGGGTTGACAATTGCTTCGAAAGGGCAAGAGAACGTGTTACATGGGCTTGATCAGGTTCTTAGGGACTATTGCTGTTTCGCGGAGCAGAGGATGTCGGAGAAGGGAGAGGAGGTGCTTGGAAACTCAATGGCTGCTGCGACTTCTCCCGAGGAGTTGAAGGGTGAGAGGAAGGACATTGTGGAGGGTCAATGCGCGGCGTATTGGACCACGCTCGCGCCTAACATTGAGGATTACAGTAGCAAGACTGCTAAGATGATAGCTTCTGGGTCAGGCCAGCTGATCAGAGGGATACTTTGGTGTGGGGATGTGACTGTGGAGAGGCTTAAGAGGGGAAACGAGGTTATGAAGAATAGGTTGAGTCGTGCTGAGAAGGAGAAAGATGTTAGCCCTGAGACGTTGAGGAGAATCAAGAG GGTTAAGAGAGTGACACAAATGACGGAGAAAGTGGCGACTGGTGTTCTTTCTGGTGTTGTTAAAGTCTCTGGACTCATCACTGGTTCGGTGGCAAACTCAAAAGCTGGAAAGAAGTTTTTTGGCCTCTTGCCTGGAGAGATCATTCTTGCATCCCTCGATGGGTTTA GCAAGATATGTGATGCTGTTGAAGTGGCTGGAAAAAACGTCATGTCGACTTCATCAACCGTCACAACGGAACTCGTTGATCACAA GTATGGAACAAAAGCAGCCGAGGCTACTAACGAAGGGCTAGACGCAGCAGGACACGCTTTTGGAACGGCATGGGTTGCTTTTAAGATCCGAAAGGCACTTAACCCCAAAAGTGTCTTAAAGCCTTCAACATTAGCCAAATCTGCTGTCTCTGATTTCAAGGCTAAGAAAGGCTCCAAGTAA